The genomic segment CCGGGCTCGGGATCCGCCGCACCACCCTCCACGCGGCACTGCATCAACGCGCCCGGGATCTCGGGGTGGAGATGGTGACCGGCAAGGTCTCCGAGGTGCGCCAGTCGGCGGACCGCGTGGTCGCCGCGGGGATGACGGCCCGGTGGCTGATCGCCGCCGACGGACTGCACTCCCCGGTGCGCCGCGGCCTGGGGCTGGCCCTTCCGGACCGCGCGGAGGGACGCTACGGGCTGCGCCGGCACTACCGGGTGGAGCCGTGGACGGATTTCGTCGAGGTGCACTGGTCGGCCCACGGCGAGGCCTACGTGACGCCGGTCGCCGACGACCTGGTGGGCGTGGCCGTCCTGAGCCGCAGCCGGCGCGGCTACGACGACCACCTCGCCGCCTTTCCTGCGCTGGCGGCGCGGCTGCGCGACGCGACCGCGACCGCGGTACGCGGCGCCGGGCCGCTGCGCCAGCGGGTACGCCGCCGGGTGGCCGGCCGCATTCTGCTCGTCGGTGACGCCGCGGGCTACACCGACGCGCTCACCGGTGAGGGCATCGCGCTGGGTCTGCGGAGCGCCGAGGCAGCGGTGCGGAGTCTGGTAGGCGGACGGCCGGAAGCGTACGAGGCGGCGTGGGCGCGGCTGACACGGCGCCACCGTCTCCTGACCGGAGCGCTGCTGACGGCCGGCCGCCACCCGCGCACCGCGCGGCTGGTCGTCCCGGCCGCCTCCCGCCTGCCCGCCGTCTTCTCGGCCGCGGTGCACGTGCTGCGGTAGCCCGGTCCGGGCGGCGTGGACACGGCCGGCGGTCCGGGAAGCGGCTCACAGCTCCAGGGTGATGGTCCGGATCTCGGCGGCGGGTTCCACGGATCGGACCAGTCGGGCGAACGCGCCGAGCAGTCGCAGCAGTTCCGCCCCGTAGCCCAGAACGCCGTCGGTCTGGCTCAGCCCGTCGACCATCAGGACGCTCTCGCGCACGCCGTCCGCACCCACGGAGGACTTGAGGACGCACTCCCAGAACCACATCGTGTCCGCGCCGGTCAGCACCGCGGTCTCCACATCCGCGACACCCGTGTGGGCGTACCGCAGATACGGCAGCCGGTTCCCGTCCCGGGTGAGGAACGCCGGCCGGCGCATCGAGTAGATCCTGTTGTTCTGGCGGGAGGCCGCCCGCATCCCGCGGGTCCAGGTGCGTTCCCTGACCACCAGCCAGGTCTGGGCCGCTGCCAGACACTCCATCAGCGAATCCCCGTGACCGCGGACGCAGAGCGCGACCGGCAGCGGGGTGCCCGGTCGCAGCGGGACCACGCCGAGGGGCAGGTCCGGCTTCCAGGTGGGCCGGAACACGGCCTGGCGACCGGGATCGGAGCGGTCGACGCCGCAGTCCTCGAGAAACCCGGCGAGGGTCCGCACCGTCTGCGGGCACACGGCGTGGCCGCGGTCCGCGATGCGCCACAGCAGGCAGACCATGGCGCGGAAGGTGCGCTGGCGGCCCAGCTCCGATTCCTGCGGGAGTTCGATGACCAGTTCGTCGCTGTCCGTGCCCGGAAGGCCGCCGACCAGGCGCAGCCGGGCGGCCGGTCCTGGACGGCCCCCGTCCAGGTCCACGACGCAGAGGCCCTGGTCCGTGCCCGGCCCGGAGGCGACGGGCAGCCCGCACGCGTGCAGCAGTGCCACGAGCGGTTCCCGCTCCGTCGCCGGGACGAGGATGCGGACACCGTCCCTGAACGCGCTCGGCAGCGGCATCACGTAGTCGTCGGCGAAGGGCGAGGCGTCGTGGAAGACGGTCGGCGCCCGCAGGGCCTGCGACTCGACCAGGCCGTCGAGCCGGGGCGGCCCGTCCGTGAGGCGCAGCGGAGGGCCGTCGGAGAGCGTCTGCGCGTGAGCGGAGCGGACCCAGGCGAACAGGTCGGCGTTGACCAGGGTGTCCTCCCTGGTGCGGCAGGACGGCACGGTGAGCCGCACGCCCGCCGCCTCGGGGGTGGCCTGGAGCGACCAGTCGCGGGCGAACCCACCGACCGGGTCGACCGCGCCCAGCACGAACCTGCAGCCGCCGTCGATGCCGCCCTCGACGCGGAGCAGGGAGCGCAGGCTCTTGCCCGCCACCTCGCCCACGTTGACCTTGCCGCCCGCGGCGGCCCAGGTGGAGGTGGCGTCCTCGACGTCGATCTGCGTCAGTGTGTGGAGTGCCGCCAGGGTGAGCAGATCGGCCCGGTCGACAGCGGGCCAGTCGGACGGCGGTTCCAGCCAGTTGCCCGTCGGTGCGAGGTCGGACTCGATGAGTCGCTTGGTGGCACGCGCGGCGAAGATGCCCATGTCCACTCGCCTACCGGTCCTGTGACGGCGGCGGCCGGCCGTGCGAGTAGGCCCCCCACTGCATGTTCTGCCCCCTCCCCAGCCCCCTGGCGCGAACCGCTGTCAGCGAGGCCGGCTGGAGGGCTTGGGGCCAGCGTAGGGTTCAGCGCCGAATGATGTACCACCAATCGGTAAAACCGCGGCCAATACGGAGTTAGCGCCTGTCAGCGGGACATCGCAGCCCTCCCCCGGCCTCGGCCGGCGGGCGCGCGGGGGCCCGGGCGGACCCGTGTGAGAGACGGCACGCTTGCCCGGATGCCCGCTCGGACCGGGTCCCGGATGTCTAGGGTGTGGATCATGAGTACACATTTTGACGTCGTGGTCCTCGGCGCCGGTCCGGGCGGATACACGGCCGCCGTCCGCGCGACCCAGCTCGGACTGCGCGCGGCGGTCATCGAGGAGAAGTACTGGGGCGGGGTGTGCCTGAACGTCGGTTGTATCCCGTCGAAGGCGCTGCTGCGCAACGCCGAACTGGCGCACATCTTCACCCATGAGGCGAAGACCTTCGGCATCAAGGTCGAGGGCAAGGTCAGCTTCGACTACCGGGAGGCGTACCTGCGCAGTCGGAAGGTCGCCGACGGCCGCGTCGCCGGCGTGCACTACCTGATGAAGAAGAACGGCATCACCGAGTACGACGGCCGGGGCACCTTCGTCGACGACCGCACGCTGCAGGTGACGCTGCGGGCGGGCGGGACCGAGACGGTGACGTTCGATCACTGCATCGTCGCGACCGGGGCCACGACGCGACTGCTGCCGGGCACCGCGCTGAGCGACCGGGTCGTGACGTACGAGGAGCAGATCCTCACCGACACGCTTCCGGAGAGCATCGTCATCGCCGGGGCGGGCGCGATCGGCGTCGAGTTCGCGTACGTGCTGCACAACTACGGGGTGAAGGTCACGATCGTCGAGTTCCTCGACCGGGTCGTGCCGCTGGAGGACGCCGAGATCTCCGCCGAGCTCGCCAAGCGCTACCGGCGGCTGGGCATCGAGATCCTGACGTCCACCCGTGTCGAGTCCATCGACGACAGCGACCCGGCGGCCAAGGTGCGGGTCACCGTCACCCGCGACGGACAGCAGCAGATCCTGGAGGCCGACAAGGTCCTGCAGGCGATCGGCTTCGCGCCGCGCGTCACCGGCTACGGCCTGGAGGCCACCGGTGTGCGGCTGACCGAGCGCGGCGCGATCGACGTGGACGCCCGCGGCCGCACGAACGTGCCGCACATCTTCGCGATCGGCGACGTCACCGCGAAGCTGATGCTGGCGCACGCGGCGGAGTCGATGGCGGTGATCGCGGCCGAGACCATCGCTGATGCCGAGACCATGGAACTCGACTTCACCATGATTCCGCGGGCCACCTACTGCCAGCCGCAGATCGCCAGCTTCGGCTGGACCGAGGCCCAGGCCCGGGAGAAGGGCTTCGACGTCAACGTGGTGAAGTTCCCCTTCACCGCGAACGGCAAGGCCCACGGTCTCGGCGACCCGGTCGGCTTCGTGAAGGTGATCAGCGACCGGACCCACGGCGAGCTGCTCGGCGCGCACCTGATCGGCCCCGAAGTCACCGAAATGCTGCCGGAGCTGACCCTGGCGCAGCAGTGGGACCTGACGGTCCACGAGGTGGCGCGCAACGTGCACGCGCACCCGACGCTGGGCGAGGCGGTCAAGGAGGCCGTCCACGGCCTGGCGGGGCACATGATCAACTTCTGATCGCGGTGGTCGCGGGGGCCGGGGGTCCCCGCGGGTCCCCTGGTCGCGGGGGTCCGGTGAGTGTGCTGCCGGACCCTTCGCGGCGCTCGCCGCCGGACCGCCGTCAGGTGCGGCCGAACGGCGTTGCGCGGCTCCACTCCGCGCGCTCGGCCGCCGGGTGACGCACCATGAGACCGTGATGACGGTACTGCTCATGGAGCACGACAGCGACACGTCCAGCGACATGCGCTCGGCGATCCACGCCAACCGGCACTTCCGCGTCATCGCGCACGGGACGGACGACGCCACCGTGCTGGCGCTGGCGCGGACCCTGCTGACGGATGTCGTGATCATCGACGCCCGGCTCGACGGCATCGACCCGCTCGCCCTGTGCCAGGAGCTCCGCACCCTGAGTCCGCCACCGGCGGTCGTGATCGTCGCCGCCCACCTCACCGGCGCGGAACCCGCCCACCACCTGGCCGTGAAGGGTTCCGTCCACCTGCTGCGCGGCTCGGAGCCGTCCGACGTCGTGAACGCCCTGCGGGCGATCGGCGTCCGCCGGAGCAACTGCGACCCCGACGCTCTGTAGGGCGGCCTCCCGTCGGCCCGGAGCAGGGAAAACCCTCGTTCTTGCCTCGGCGCGTCCCCCCGCCGTCCGACTCCTTGACGCGCACCGGCAGCGGGCCGAGACTGGCGCCGCCGCGCAGGGGGCGACGCACCGACGGCCGGCAGGTCAGGGGTCCAGGGGCCGGGTTCGGGTTCGGGAGGAAGGCTGTGTGACATGACGCAACACGGTCCGGTGGGACTCGGGCCGGTCATGGCTCAGGTGGAGGCCGGGCTGGAAGTGGGGACTCCCGCCGTCTTGTGGGGCGTGCGGGGTTCGGGTCGTACGGTGTCGCTGGACGCCCTCTCGGACGCGGCCGCCGGGCGCGGTGCCAGGACCCTGCGACTGCGTCTGCGGGAGGACGACGCCCCCGTCCCGTACGGGGTACTCACCGACCTGCTCCGCGCACTCGAGCCGCTGGGCCTCCCGCTCCCCATCGGGCCGCTCCGTCTGGCGGTCGACATGCTGCTGCGCCGCCGTGTCGTCCCGCGGCGCGGTATGGATCCGGTGGCGGTCCGCCTCGCGCTGGCGCACGTGCTGGCCCGGATGTCCGGGACGTTCCTCCTGATCGACGACGTCCAGTGGATGGATCACGACAGCGCCCAGGCCCTGACCCATGCCCTGCACTCGCTGCCGCACGGCACCCTGCGGGTCGCCGTGACCCGGCGCTGCGCGACACCGCCGCAGGCTTCGGGGGTGTGCGGACCGGGAGCGGTCTTGTACGAGCTCGCGCCACTGGACGTCGACCAGGTGGCGCACCTTCTGGAACGTCACGCACTCCCCGCCCGCTGGGCAGCCCGGGTGCACGCGATGTCCGGCGGCAATCCCGGCCTGGCCCTCGCGGTCGCACGGGAACTGCGGGACGCGCCGCACGGTCCGGCACCGGTCGGTGCGGCCTCCGCGTCGCACGCGGCCACACCGTGGCTGGCCGCCCTGCCGGAGCCGGTCGCCGCCACCCTGCTGATGGCGGCGCTGGCCGTCGACCCGTCGTCCGCCATCCTGCGGCGTGCCGGGTGCGAGCGGGCGGACGCGCATCTGGCGCTCGCCGCCGCGGCAGGAATCGTGACCCATGGGCCGGACGGCTCCATCGTCTTTCGCGGCAGCGTGCTGCGTGACGCCGTGCTGTCACAGCAGCGGGACGGCCGGCGATGCGCCGCCCACAAGGCGCTGGCCCGGGCGGTCGAGGACCCGGTGGAGGCGATCTGGCACCGCGCTCTGGCCGCGGACGCCTTCGACGCCGGTCTGGCCACCGAGATCGAGGCCGCGGCGGCCGACGCCCGTCGCGCGGGCCAGCGGTCCTGGGCCGGGGAGCTGGAACTCCTCGCCGCTCAGCGGACCCCACCGTCCGACCGGGCCTACCGGCTGGCGCGGCTGGCCGCGGCAACGACCGACGCCGCGGCCGCCGGGCGCAGCGACCTGGCCGGGAAGGTGGCCGCGGCGGTCCGGGTGAACCGGGGCAGCCCGGCCGAGTTGATCGCGGCGCTGCTGGCGGTCGTGGACTCCGCGGGTC from the Streptomyces sp. RKAG293 genome contains:
- a CDS encoding NAD(P)/FAD-dependent oxidoreductase; the encoded protein is MIDVLVAGGGPAGLAAAMHAALAGMRAVVVEPRSAPVDKACGEGVMPGGVAALRTLGIDVAGRELRGIRYLDATRRAEAAFHGGTGLGIRRTTLHAALHQRARDLGVEMVTGKVSEVRQSADRVVAAGMTARWLIAADGLHSPVRRGLGLALPDRAEGRYGLRRHYRVEPWTDFVEVHWSAHGEAYVTPVADDLVGVAVLSRSRRGYDDHLAAFPALAARLRDATATAVRGAGPLRQRVRRRVAGRILLVGDAAGYTDALTGEGIALGLRSAEAAVRSLVGGRPEAYEAAWARLTRRHRLLTGALLTAGRHPRTARLVVPAASRLPAVFSAAVHVLR
- a CDS encoding response regulator yields the protein MTVLLMEHDSDTSSDMRSAIHANRHFRVIAHGTDDATVLALARTLLTDVVIIDARLDGIDPLALCQELRTLSPPPAVVIVAAHLTGAEPAHHLAVKGSVHLLRGSEPSDVVNALRAIGVRRSNCDPDAL
- the lpdA gene encoding dihydrolipoyl dehydrogenase encodes the protein MSTHFDVVVLGAGPGGYTAAVRATQLGLRAAVIEEKYWGGVCLNVGCIPSKALLRNAELAHIFTHEAKTFGIKVEGKVSFDYREAYLRSRKVADGRVAGVHYLMKKNGITEYDGRGTFVDDRTLQVTLRAGGTETVTFDHCIVATGATTRLLPGTALSDRVVTYEEQILTDTLPESIVIAGAGAIGVEFAYVLHNYGVKVTIVEFLDRVVPLEDAEISAELAKRYRRLGIEILTSTRVESIDDSDPAAKVRVTVTRDGQQQILEADKVLQAIGFAPRVTGYGLEATGVRLTERGAIDVDARGRTNVPHIFAIGDVTAKLMLAHAAESMAVIAAETIADAETMELDFTMIPRATYCQPQIASFGWTEAQAREKGFDVNVVKFPFTANGKAHGLGDPVGFVKVISDRTHGELLGAHLIGPEVTEMLPELTLAQQWDLTVHEVARNVHAHPTLGEAVKEAVHGLAGHMINF